One segment of Peromyscus leucopus breed LL Stock chromosome 5, UCI_PerLeu_2.1, whole genome shotgun sequence DNA contains the following:
- the Cdt1 gene encoding DNA replication factor Cdt1, translating to MAQSRVTDFYARRRPSLTAPRAKSACLTPSPSGLVTPEFTRSSSRKRARPATEPRSDQPAPPARRRLRLPGQDSCSSSPADPSSPADPGSPVSPSPVKRIKIATVSEGPGLSATAQKQDKVSSEDSISELQSCLRRARKLGARVRALRAKVQENAVESCTPDAKVPTEQPCVEKVPAYQRFHALAQPGPPGLILPYKYQVLAEMFRSMDTIVSMLHNRAETVTFAKVKQGVQDMMRKRFEERNVGQIKTVYPTSYCFRQECNVPTFKDSIKRSDYQLTIEPLLDREAGGGATQLTATCLLQRRHIFRQNLVERVKQHHKAFLAALNPPMTVPEDQLTRWHPRFNVDEVPDIEPAELPQPPVREKLTTAQEVLSRARSLMSPKMEKALSNLVLRSAEPSSSGSSSSPALPATPPATPPAASPSALKGVSQALLERIRAKEVQKQLAQMTRCPEQELRLRRLERLPELARVLRGVFVSERKPALTMEVVCARMVESCRAALSPGEMEKHVLLLSELLPDWLSLHRVRTDTYIKLDKAADLAGLTARLTHQVHTEGL from the exons ATGGCGCAAAGTCGTGTTACCGATTTCTACGCGCGCCGTCGCCCGAGCCTTACTGCTCCGCGGGCCAAGTCGGCCTGTCTCACCCCGAGCCCCAGTGGGCTTGTGACCCCCGAGTTCACCCGGAGCAGCAGCCGCAAGCGTGCCCGTCCCGCCACCGAACCCAGGAGCGACCAGCCCGCACCGCCGGCGCGCCGGAGGCTGCGGCTTCCTGGACAG GACTCCTGCTCCAGTTCCCCAGCTGATCCCAGCTCTCCAGCTGACCCTGGCTCCCCAGTAAGCCCATCTCCTGTCAAGAGAATAAAGATCGCCACTGTTTCAGAAGGTCCAGGCCTTTCTGCCACAGCCCAAAAGCAGGACAAG GTCTCCTCAGAGGATTCTATCTCTGAGCTCCAGTCCTGTCTGAGGCGGGCCCGTAAGTTGGGAGCCAGGGTTCGGGCCCTGAGGGCCAAAGTCCAGGAGAATGCTGTGGAGTCTTGTACGCCAGATGCCAAGGTGCCCACAGAGCAACCATG TGTCGAGAAAGTCCCTGCCTACCAGCGCTTCCATGCCCTGGCCCAGCCTGGTCCCCCTGGCCTTATCCTGCCCTACAAGTATCAAGTGCTGGCCGAGATGTTCCGTAGCATGGACACCATCGTGAGCATGCTTCACAATCGAGCTGAGACTGTGACCTTCGCTAAAGTCAAGCAAGGTGTCCAGGACATGATGCGCAA gCGCTTTGAAGAGCGCAATGTGGGCCAGATCAAAACCGTGTACCCCACATCATATTGCTTCCGCCAGGAATGCAATGTCCCCACGTTCAAGGACAGCATCAAGAGATCTGATTACCAACTCACCATAGAGCCCTTGCTGGACCGGG AGGCTGGTGGTGGTGCCACGCAGCTCACAGCCACGTGCCTCCTGCAGCGCAGGCACATCTTCCGACAGAACCTGGTGGAGCGAGTCAAGCAGCATCAcaaa GCTTTCCTTGCTGCACTGAACCCCCCCATGACCGTGCCTGAAGACCAGCTGACCCGCTGGCACCCCCGCTTCAATGTGGATGAAGTGCCTGACATTGAACCAGCCGAACTGCCCCAGCCTCCCGTCAGGGAGAAGCTCACCACCGCCCAGGAGGTGTTGTCCCGAGCCCGCAGCTTGATGTCACCCAAG ATGGAGAAGGCCTTGAGTAACCTGGTCCTGCGCTCAGCCGAGCCTAGTAGCTCTGGGTCGTCCTCTAGTCCAGCACTCCCAGCCACTCCACCAGCCACCCCCCCAGCTGCCTCTCCCAGTGCCCTGAAGGGTGTGTCCCAGGCCTTGCTGGAGCGG ATAAGGGCCAAGGAGGTCCAGAAGCAGCTGGCACAGATGACCCGGTGCCCGGAACAGGAGCTCCGGCTGCGGCGGTTAGAGCGCTTGCCAGAGCTGGCCCGTGTGTTGCGTGGTGTCTTTGTGTCTGAGCGCAAGCCAGCGCTCACTATGGAGGTGGTCTGCGCAAGGATGGTGGAGAGCTGCCGAGCAGCCCTGAGCCCGG GGGAGATGGAGAAGCACGTGCTGCTCCTGTCTGAGTTGCTGCCAGACTGGCTCAGCCTGCATCGCGTCCGGACTGACACCTACATCAAGCTGGACAAAGCCGCTGACCTAGCCGGCCTCACCGCCAGGCTGACCCACCAGGTCCACACTGAGGGGCTGTGA
- the Aprt gene encoding adenine phosphoribosyltransferase isoform X1: protein MAESELQLVAQRIRSFPDFPIPGVLFRDISPLLKDPDSFRASIRLLANHLKSTHGGKIDYIAGLDSRGFLFGPSLAQELNLGCVLIRKRGKLPGPTVSVSYALEYGKAELEIQKDALEPGQKVVVVDDLLATGGTMRAACELLGQLRAEVVECVSLVELTSLKGREKLGPVPFFSLLQYE from the exons ATGGCGGAGTCTGAGTTGCAGCTAGTGGCGCAGCGCATCCGCAGTTTCCCGGACTTCCCCATCCCCGGCGTGCTGTTCAG GGATATCTCGCCCCTCCTGAAGGACCCCGACTCCTTCCGAGCTTCCATCCGCCTCCTGGCCAATCACCTTAAGTCCACGCATGGCGGCAAGATCGACTACATCGCAG GCTTAGACTCCAGGGGCTTCCTGTTTGGGCCGTCCCTAGCTCAGGAGCTGAACCTGGGCTGTGTGCTCATCCGGAAGCGCGGAAAGCTGCCGGGCCCCACAGTGTCCGTCTCCTATGCTCTGGAGTATGGCAAG GCTGAACTGGAAATCCAGAAAGACGCCTTAGAACCTGGGCAGAAAGTGGTCGTTGTAGATGATCTCCTGGCCACTGGAG GAACCATGCGTGCGGCCTGTGAGCTGCTGGGCCAGCTACGGGCTGAGGTGGTGGAGTGTGTGAGCCTGGTGGAGCTGACCTCGCTGAAGGGCAGAGAGAAGCTAGGGCCTGTAccattcttctctcttctgcaGTATGAATGA
- the Aprt gene encoding adenine phosphoribosyltransferase isoform X2: MAESELQLVAQRIRSFPDFPIPGVLFRDISPLLKDPDSFRASIRLLANHLKSTHGGKIDYIAGLDSRGFLFGPSLAQELNLGCVLIRKRGKLPGPTVSVSYALEYGKAELEIQKDALEPGQKVVVVDDLLATGV, encoded by the exons ATGGCGGAGTCTGAGTTGCAGCTAGTGGCGCAGCGCATCCGCAGTTTCCCGGACTTCCCCATCCCCGGCGTGCTGTTCAG GGATATCTCGCCCCTCCTGAAGGACCCCGACTCCTTCCGAGCTTCCATCCGCCTCCTGGCCAATCACCTTAAGTCCACGCATGGCGGCAAGATCGACTACATCGCAG GCTTAGACTCCAGGGGCTTCCTGTTTGGGCCGTCCCTAGCTCAGGAGCTGAACCTGGGCTGTGTGCTCATCCGGAAGCGCGGAAAGCTGCCGGGCCCCACAGTGTCCGTCTCCTATGCTCTGGAGTATGGCAAG GCTGAACTGGAAATCCAGAAAGACGCCTTAGAACCTGGGCAGAAAGTGGTCGTTGTAGATGATCTCCTGGCCACTGGAG TATGA